One Lactobacillus sp. ESL0785 DNA window includes the following coding sequences:
- the mnmG gene encoding tRNA uridine-5-carboxymethylaminomethyl(34) synthesis enzyme MnmG, with protein sequence MIKNYDSNDYDVIVVGAGHAGSEAALASARMGQKTLLLTISLDMVAFMPCNPSVGGPAKGTVVREIDALGGQMGKNIDATYIQMRMLNTGKGPAVRALRAQADKWQYHDQMKGVIENTPNLTLRQATVDELIVENGVCTGLITNTGARYHAKSVVLTTGTSARGRIFIGELNYSSGPNNTVPAIKLSENLEKLGFKLRRFKTGTPPRVNGNTIDYSKTEEEPGDREPRHFSFTSRDEDYLRNQVSCWMTYTNQATHQIINENLERSPMFSGQITGVGPRYCPSIETKVVRFADKPRHQIFLEPEGKNTKEVYVGDFSTSMPEEIQLQMLHTVAGLEHAEMMRPGYAIEYDVVDPWQLKHTLETKNIKNLFTAGQMNGTSGYEEAAGQGLIAGINAALRAAGKPGFTLGRDEAYIGVLIDDLVTKGTEEPYRLLTSRAEYRLILRHDNADLRLTDKGYKLGLISQSRYAAFQAKKEQIAEVKSKLASLTIHPNFEIQQYLSGIGESAMKTGVKADVFLRRPKVTIDDIERLTGMPISPDRYVKEQVEINIKYAGYIKKEQVQIDRLHRQEAKKIPAGIDYNAIDGLATEARQKFAKIRPETLAQAERISGVNPADLAILSVYIQNGRYTKLKK encoded by the coding sequence ATGATTAAGAATTACGATTCCAATGACTATGATGTCATTGTTGTTGGTGCTGGGCATGCAGGTAGTGAGGCAGCTTTAGCTAGTGCCAGAATGGGGCAAAAGACGTTATTATTGACGATTAGTCTGGATATGGTTGCTTTTATGCCATGTAACCCATCGGTTGGCGGTCCAGCCAAGGGGACAGTTGTTCGTGAAATTGATGCTTTGGGTGGACAAATGGGTAAAAATATTGATGCCACTTATATTCAGATGCGGATGCTAAATACGGGTAAAGGACCAGCAGTTCGAGCTTTGCGGGCGCAAGCTGATAAGTGGCAGTATCATGATCAAATGAAGGGCGTCATTGAGAACACGCCTAACTTGACATTGCGACAAGCAACAGTTGATGAATTAATTGTTGAAAATGGTGTCTGTACAGGATTAATTACTAATACTGGTGCACGTTATCATGCTAAAAGTGTAGTTTTGACAACTGGAACTTCGGCACGTGGGCGGATTTTTATTGGTGAATTAAATTATTCTTCAGGACCTAATAATACGGTACCAGCAATTAAATTATCTGAGAACTTAGAAAAGCTGGGCTTTAAATTGCGGCGCTTTAAGACTGGTACACCACCGCGAGTTAATGGCAACACAATTGATTATTCTAAAACTGAAGAAGAACCCGGCGATCGTGAACCGCGCCATTTTTCATTCACTAGTAGGGATGAAGACTATTTGCGTAATCAAGTTTCTTGTTGGATGACTTACACTAATCAAGCCACTCATCAAATTATTAACGAAAATCTTGAACGTTCACCGATGTTTTCTGGACAAATTACGGGTGTTGGTCCGCGTTATTGTCCCTCAATTGAAACTAAGGTAGTGCGATTTGCGGATAAGCCGCGACACCAGATCTTTTTAGAGCCAGAAGGGAAAAATACTAAAGAAGTCTACGTTGGTGATTTTTCAACTTCCATGCCGGAAGAAATTCAGTTGCAGATGCTGCATACAGTGGCTGGACTTGAACATGCCGAAATGATGCGGCCGGGTTATGCAATTGAATACGATGTTGTTGACCCATGGCAGTTGAAGCATACTTTGGAAACTAAAAATATTAAAAACTTGTTTACTGCAGGACAGATGAATGGCACGTCTGGTTATGAAGAAGCTGCCGGTCAAGGCTTGATTGCTGGTATTAATGCGGCTTTACGTGCTGCGGGTAAACCCGGTTTTACTTTAGGTCGTGATGAGGCTTATATCGGTGTCTTAATCGATGACTTAGTTACTAAGGGAACTGAGGAACCATATCGTTTATTAACCTCACGTGCAGAATATCGGTTAATTTTACGTCATGATAATGCTGATTTACGCTTAACTGATAAGGGTTACAAGCTAGGACTTATTTCTCAGTCGCGTTATGCTGCGTTTCAGGCAAAGAAAGAACAAATTGCAGAAGTTAAGTCAAAATTGGCTAGTTTAACTATTCATCCGAACTTTGAAATCCAACAATATTTGAGTGGTATTGGTGAAAGTGCAATGAAGACTGGTGTTAAAGCAGATGTCTTTTTAAGACGTCCTAAAGTAACAATTGATGACATTGAACGGTTAACAGGGATGCCAATTTCGCCAGATCGCTATGTTAAAGAGCAAGTTGAAATTAATATAAAATACGCTGGTTATATTAAAAAAGAACAAGTTCAAATTGATCGACTTCACCGGCAAGAGGCTAAAAAAATTCCAGCAGGCATTGATTATAATGCAATTGATGGGTTGGCAACTGAGGCAAGACAGAAATTTGCCAAGATTAGGCCTGAGACATTGGCTCAAGCGGAGCGGATCTCTGGAGTTAATCCAGCAGACTTGGCTATTTTGAGTGTTTATATTCAAAACGGTCGTTATACAAAACTTAAGAAGTAA